The sequence below is a genomic window from Streptomyces sp. NBC_00582.
ATGCAGGGGGACTCAACGTTCAAATCCTCTCTGCTCATACACCCTCCGTGCAAAATGTCCCTGGGCAGAGGGGTATCGACCTTGCCTATCGTCTTAACCGGCAACTTGCAGATGGGCCAATCGCCAAATATCCGGACCGCTTCAAGGCTTTCGCCACCTTGCCCTTGCAGAGCCCGGAGGCGGCGGCGGACGAATTGGAACGCTCGGTTCGGGAAGATGGCTTCTTGGGCGCACTGACCAACGGACACATCGCGAAGAAGTATCTCGATCATCCCGATTTCGAGCCTGTGCTGGCACGTGCCGTTGCTCTCGATGTGCCGATCTACCTGCATCCCGGCTATCCAGCTGACGAGGTCTTCAAGATCTACTACAGCACCACACGGTCTAAATACACGGAAGAGTTCCAAGACTACATTTTCAGTGGGTCTGGATATGGCTGGCACCAGGAGGTGCTGACCCAATGCATTCGGATGATCACGTACGGGGTTTTCGACAGGTTCCCCAAACTGAAAATCATCATCGGCCACATGGGCGAAGGTCTTCCCTTCTACTACGAGCGGATCGTCAATGACATGGGCGAGCCGACCAAAGACTCGCTCGAGAAGCCCATCGCGCAATACTTCAAGGACAACTTCTGGGTCACAACCAGCGCATTCCCCCAGACCGAACTGCTCGATCTCCTGCTGAAGTACATAAGCGTGGATCGAGTGATGTTCGCAACCGACTACCCGTTTGCGGACATAAAGGAGCAGACCGACTGGTTCCGCGGAGTCGATTTGCCACGCGAAGACAAAGAAAAGATCGCATTCCGAAATGCAGCGAAATTGTTCAGAATGAACGTGCCCGTGAAGTGATACGCCAGCGTCGGCCGGAGTGAAAGAATGCTTTGCTGTAAGGCGAGAGTACGGCCGACGTATGCGATGCGCGGCTGCCCCACAACGCGGTCTCATACAGGCTCTTCTGGTAACGTGACCTTTACGGACGCGTTCGGGCAGGCGGCCAACTCCTGTGTGAGGGCTGCCGGTTCCGCCTCAACGACGGCGAGCTGCCAGCACATCTCCTTCGTCGCACAGTCTGTGATGTACGTGCACCGGTCGAGGGCAGTCACTGGGCCGGGTCTCGGTCCCCTTCGATCTATTTGTGGCCCGCCGATACCACCCGCAGGGACCGCGGATCACCGAGTCGTTCGCGTAGCACTCCCGCTCGGCCGCAGACCACGTCGAAGCGCCGGGGTTCCAGGCTTCGGACAGCGGCGCGACGCGGTGGATGTCTAGCCTCTGTGCGTCGTCCGGGCAGGGGTCGACGGGGCCGTTTGGTCCGCTACTGGTCCGGGAGAATTCGCTTGAGACGCCAATCGTGGCACGAGGCGCTTAGGTGATCACGGAGAGTAATGTAGGTGCAGGGGTTGCCTGGAGTGGAACGGAGTCTCCAGGCAACCGACTTGAGACTCTAGAAGAACCCAAGTTTCTTTGGACTGTATGAAACGAGAAGGTTCTTCGTCTGCTGGTAGTGCTCCAGCATCATCTTGTGGGTCTCCCGGCCGATCCCCGACTGCTTGTACCCGCCGAAGGCGGCATGCGCCGGGTAGGCGTGGTAGCAGTTGGTCCAGACGCGGCCCGCCTGGATCGCCCGGCCCGCGCGGTACGCCGTGTTGATGTCCCGCGTCCACACGCCGGCCCCGAGGCCGTACAGCGTGTCGTTGGCGATCTTGATGGCGTCGTCGAAGTCGTCGAAGGAGGCCACCGAGACGACCGGACCGAAGATCTCCTCCTGGAAGACACGCATCCGGTTGTCGCCCTCGAAGATCGTCGGCTGAACGTAGTAGCCGCCCTTCAACTCACCGTCGTACTCGGCGCGTTCCCCGCCGGTGAGCACCTTGGCGCCTTCCTGCCGGCCGATGTCGATGTAGGACAGGATCTTCGACAGCTGCTCGCTGGACGCCTGCGCGCCGATCATCGTGTCGGTGTCGAGCGGGTTGCCGGGCTTGATCAGCTCCGTGCGGGCGACGGCCGCCTGGAGGAAGTCGCCGTAGTTCCCGCGCTGGATCAGACCGCGGGACGGACAGGTGCACACCTCGCCCTGGTTCAGCGCGAACATGGTGAACCCCTCGAGGGCCTTGTCGCGCAGGTCGTCGTCCTTCTCCCACACGTCGTCGAAGAAGATGTTCGGCGACTTGCCGCCCAGCTCCAGCGTGACGGGTTTCAGGTTCTCCGCGGCGTACTGCATGATCAGCCGGCCCGTGGACGTCTCACCGGTGAACGCCACCTTCGCCACGCGCGGGCTGGACGCGAGCGGCTTGCCCGCCTCCGGGCCGAAGCCGTTGACGATGTTCACCACGCCCGGCGGCAGCAGATCCGCGACGAGGCTCATCCAGTAGTGCAGGGAGACCGGGGTCTGCTCGGCCGGCTTGATGACCACCGCGTTGCCGGCCGCGAGCGCCGGCGCCAGCTTCCACGTGGCCATCAGGATCGGGAAGTTCCACGGGATGATCTGCGCGACCACCCCGAGCGGCTCGTGGAAGTGGTACGCCACGGTGTCGTCGTCGACCTCGCTGAGCGACCCCTCCTGCGCGCGCACCGCCCCCGCGAAGTAGCGGAAGTGGTCGATCGCCAGCGGGATGTCAGCCGCCAGCGTCTCCCGGACCGGCTTGCCGTTCTCCCAGCTCTCCGCGACCGCGAGGGGCTCCAGGTAGGCCTCCATCCGGTCGGCGATCTTCAGCAGGATGTCCGAGCGCTCGGTCGCCGACGTGCGCCCCCATCCCGGCGCGGCCGCGTGTGCCGCGTCGAGCGCCCGCTCCACGTCCTCCGCCGTGCCACGGGCCACCTCGGTGAAGGGCTGCCCGTTGACCGGAGACGGGTTCTCGAAGTACTGCCCACGGGCCGGCGGCACGTACTCGCCGCCGATGAAGTGGTCGTAGCGCGCCTGGTAGGAGACGATCGCGCCCTCGGTGCCGGGCGCCGCGTAACGGGTCATGCCGGTGTGCCTCCCTCAGCAGGGCCGCCCGCCGTTGGACGGCTCTGAGCGGAGGCTAGGGATCCGGACGTTGCAGCAACGTTGCGGTGATCCCCACGGCCCCTGTCGGGGCGACGGCCCCCACCGCCCAGGCCGCCTGGAAGGGCCCTAGCGGTGCAGCCGGCCCTTCGGCGCCGCCAGTTCCTCTTCCAGCGCCGTCAGGCGCGCCCGTGTCGCCGCCGTGGGGCGGGCCGCCGCCAGCGCCCGCCAGACGTCCAGGTCGTCCTCGCCCCACGGCGCGTGCGCCCAGTCCGCCAGGAGGTCGGGGTCCTGACCGGCGATCAGGGCGGCGCGCAGTCCGTCGGCGAGGCGCTGTCGCAGCCGTACGACCGCCGGAGCCTGCGACGCGGGCAACAGCGGCCCGGAGTACGCCGCGGCGGCGGCCGTCACCGCGCCGGACGCCAGCCGCCGTTCGACGATCGCGACGTCCGACTCCAGGCGAACCGTGAGCCGGTACGGACGCGAGACCAGCAGCCCCGGGCCGAGCACCCCGCGCAGTCTGGCGAGTTCCGCCCGCAGGGTCACCGGCGTCACCGACTCGTCCTCGTACAGCGCGCACAGCAGCTCGTCACCGGTGAGGCCCTCGGGGTGACGGGCGAGCAGCACCAGGATCTCGCTGTGCCGACGGCTCAGGCGGACACTGCGTCCGCCGGTCACCAGCCGTGCCTCGTCCCGTCCGAGCGCGGTCAGCTCCGGCACGTCGGGCTGCGGCACCTCCGGGGCGAGGAGCGCGAGCTGGGACTCCGCGGCCCGCGCGACCGCCTGGACGAAGCCCAGGCTGTGCGGATGGGCGAGGCCGTTCCCGCCGGTGATGTCCACCGCCCCCAGCACCCGCCCGGTCCGCGGATCGTGCACCGGCGCGGCCGCACAGGTCCACGGCTGCACCCGCCGGATGAAGTGCTCGGCCGCGAACACCTGCACCGGCCGGTCCAGGGCGACCGCCGTGCCCGGCGCGTTCGTCCCGACGGCGCTCTCCGCCCACCGCGCCCCCGGCACGAAGTTCATCAGCCCCGCCTGCTTGCGCGTCGCCGCATGGCCCTCGACCCACAGCAGTCTGCCGTGCGCGTCGCACACCGCCAGCAGATGCTCCCCATCGGCGGCGAACGTGCCCATGAGCTCCCGGAACAGCGGCATCACCCGCGCCAGTGGATGCTCGGAACGGTAGCTGCCGAGATCACCGTCGGTCAGCTCCACACTCGCGGTGCCGTCGGGACCCACACCGGCCCGCGCCGAACGGCGCCAGGAGTCGGCCACGACCGCCCGCACCGGCCGCGGGACCGTCCCCGCCTCGGTGAACGTCTGGTGCGCCCGGCGCAGGATCCGTACCCGCTCGGCGGGGTCGGTTCCCGGTTCCAGGGCCACCCATGGATCGCTCGACAACTCGCCCTCCCGGAAGACGACACGGCTGGGGACATCGTCACTCCGGGTGTGCGGGGCGACAACCGTTTGGACGTCGTTCGCCCTTCACAGACCGTTGACGAGTCTCATGTAGCGCCCCCAGTCCCAGTGCGGACCGGGATCGGTGTGGTCGGTGCCCGGAACCTCGTAGTGGCCGATGATGTGCGCGCGGTCCCGGGGGATGCCGTGGCGCTCGCAGACCGAGGCCGTGAGCCGGGCGGACCGCTCGTAGAGCGCGTCGGTGAACGAGGCGGGCCGGTCCACCCATCCCTCGTGCTCGATGCCGACGCTGCGGGTGTTGTGGTCCCAGTTCCCCGCGTGCCAGGCGATGTCGGACTCCCGGACGCACTGCGCCACGTGACCGTCGGCCGAGCGGACCACGTAGTGCGCGGACACCCGCTTCTTCGGGTTCTGGAAGACGGCCAGGGTCTTGGCGAAGTCGGTCTGGGTGACGTGGACGACGACCAGGTCGACCGGATGGGACGCGGGGCGGTCGGCCGCCGTGTAGTTCGCGGAGGTCGCGGGCTGCCACTCCGCCGGCCGGTAGTCGACGGCCTGGGTCTGCGCACCGGCCGGTGGGTCCGGCAGCAGCGCGTACGGGACGGCCGCGAGCAGGGCGCCGCGCAGCAGCCGCCGTCTGGTGGGCAGGGGCATGGGTGGGGTCATGGCTGGGCTCTCCGTTCCGCGGAGGCCGACGGCCGCGCTCCGCGGGGATCACAGTACGGCGATCACCGGTCGGCCCGTGGGAGGCCGGGCAGTTCGGTGGACACAGGCCCTGGCTGTGGACAACTCGCTCACCCGAACGGGGAGTTCCGGTCCTGTGCGGGTGTCAGGAACCGTCCGCGGCCGCCGCCGCCGGATCGTCCAGCACCGCCCGGACCACCGAGTGCGCGGCCCCCAGCAACGGCCCCTCGGGGCCCAGCCGTGAGACCGAGACGGCACGGGCGGGGCCCGCGGTGCGCCGGGCGAGTTCGGCCTCCAGCGACGGCAGCAGCCACGGCGCGAGTCCGGCCAGCGCACCGCCGAGCACCACGCTCTCCGGATCCAGCAGATTGAGCGCGCCGGTCAGGGCGATACCGAGAGCCCTGCCCGCCTCGTGCAGGGCGAGCCGTACCTCGGGGTCGCCCTCCGCGGCCCGTCCCGCGAGGAGCCCGACCCGGTCTCCGCCCGGCTCCAGCCCGGCCGCGCGCAGCACCGCCTCCTCACCGGCGTACTGCTCCAGACAGCCCCGGCCGCCGCATCCGCACCGCGGCCCGTCGGGGTGGACCGGCACATGGCCCAGCTCGCCCGCGAAACCGCGGGTGCCGCGCAGCAGACTGCCGTCCACGACCACCGCGGCGCCGATGCCGATCTCGGCCGACACGTGCAGGAAGTTCTGCGGGGTGCGCTCGCCCAGCCAGAGTTCGGCCAGTCCGCCGAAGTTGGCCTCGTTGTCCACGGTCAGCGGCCACTCGCCGGGCAGCAGGGCGCCGAGATCGGTGTCGTGCCAGCCGAGGTTCGGCGCGCGGACGACCGTACGGCCGTCGCGGGCGATCAGCCCGGGGACGGCCACGGCGAGCCCGGCCGGCCACAGCCCCTCGCCCTCCGCCTCGGTGACGGCCTCCCGCAGCAGCCCGGTGAGCTCCTCGATCACCGGCTCGGGGGACCGCCCCCGGTTCGTCCCGTGCCGCACGGCACGGGCCCGTACCTCACCTCGTAGGTCGACGACGCACACCGCGAGGTGGTCGACGCCGACCTCGGCGCCCAGCCCCGCCGGGCCGCGTCCGCTGACCGCCAGCGCCGACCCGGGACGACCGACCCGGCCCGGTCGCTCCGGGCCGAGCTCCTCCAGCAGACCGGTGCGTATCAGCTCGTCGACGAGGGTCGACACCGCCGCCCGGGTCAGGCCGATGCGTGAGGCGACCGCCGCCCGGGACAGCGGGCCCTCGGCGCGAACGGCGTGCATCACCCGCGCCAGATTGCGCCGGCGCATGCCCTGCTGGGTGTCGGGCAGCGCGCGCCCCGGGCCGGTGGCGCGGGCCTCGTGCAGCGGTGCGGTCATGCCTCCGTCGATCCGTCTCGATTCATCGACAAGCCGATACGTCGATACAGCCAGCCGTACCTGTACTGCCGTACAGGTACAGCCGTACGGCGGTACCTCGCTCAGCCGGTGTGCGTGCTCCGCTCCAGCAGCGGGGCCGCGTCGGAGAGTACCCCGGCGATCCTCGCGAGCGTCGCCTGGTCCCGCTCCACGGCCTCCAGCACCGGCCCGCGCGCGGTGTTCCAGCGGCGGGCGACCGCGGCCGGGTCCTCGCCGGTCAGCAGCCCGGCCGCCTGTGCCGCCGCGCCCAGCGCGACGAGCTCCTTGGCCTCGGGGATCTGCACCGGCCGTCCCGACAGCCGCCGTACCGTCTGCTGCCAGGCCGCTCCCCGCGCACCGCCGCCGATCAGCAGCAGCGGGGCCGACGGGTCCGCGTCCTCGTCGAGAACCAGGTCGAGCGCGCCGAGCAGCGAGTGCACGGCACCGTCGTAGGCGGCCTGCAGGAGCTGCCCGGCCGTGGTGTCGTGGCGCAGGCCGTGCAGCAGACCCGAGGCGTTCGGCAGGTTCGGGGTGCGCTCGCCGTCCAGGTAGGGCAGGAGCGTGAGGTCCGCGGTGGGCTCCACGGCCTCCCGGTCCAGGCCCAGCAGGGCCGCGACGCGGTCCACGGCGAGCGTGCAGTTCAGGGTGCAGGCCAGCGGCAGCCAGTCGCCGTGGGCGTCCGCGAAGCCCGCGACGGTGCCGGTCGGGTCGGACGGCCGGTGCTTCGACACCGCGTACACCGTGCCCGAGGTGCCGAGGCTCAGCACCGGAGTGCCCGGGCGCAGCCCCAGCCCCAGCGCGGCCGCCGCGTTGTCGCCGGTGCCCGCGGCGACCAGGGTGCCCTTGGCGAACGGCAGGTCGTGGCTGTCGCGCACGGTGCCCGCGATCTCGCCGGGCCGCACCACGCGGGGCAGCAGCGCCGGGTCGAGACCCACGCGCGCGAGGATCTCCTCGTCGTAGCCCTCCGTCACCGACGCCCACCAGCCTGTGCCGGACGCGTCGCCCCGGTCGGTCGTGCCCTCACCGGTGAGGCGTTCGGTGAGGTAGTCGTGGGGGAGCCGTACCGCCTTCGTCGCGCGCAGGGCCTCCGGCTCGTTCTCGGCGAGCCACGCCCACTTCGTGACCGTGAAGGACGCGGCCGGGACGGACCCCGTGCGCTCCGCCCAGAACTTCGCCCCGCCGAGTTCCTCGGTCAGCCTGCGCGCCTGCGGGGCCGACCGCACGTCGTTCCACAGCAGCGCCGGGCGCACCGGCTCACCGTGCCCGTCCAGCGTGACCAGCCCGTGCTGCTGCCCGCCGATCGACACCGCGGCGGCCTCGCGCGCCGCGTCACCGCACTGGCGCAACGCCTCGTGCAGCGCGTCCCACCACTGGCGCGGGTCGCTCTCGCGGCCGGCGCCGGAGGACACCGTGTGCGGCGCCTGGCCGCTCGCGACGACCTCGCCGGTGCCCGCGTCGACGACCAGCGCCTTCGTGGACTGGGTGGACGAGTCCACGCCGACGACGAGCGGACCCTCGGCTGCTGACATCGGGCTCTCCCTCAAGTTTTTCCGCGGCTCTGCGGGATCTGTCTTCCCAGAGATGCGTTGGCATACTAATTTGTAAACGGCCATGACGAAATAGTTCGCCACCGACCGCCCGAGAGTCAGCACAGCAAGGAGCCGCGGCAATGAGCTACCAGCCCACCCCCGAGGACAGGTTCACCTTCGGCCTGTGGACCGTCGGCTGGCAGGGAAGGGACCCGTTCGGCGACGCCACCCGGCGCGCCCTCGACCCGGTCGAGACGGTGACACGCCTGGCCGAGCTGGGCGCCTACGGCGTGACCTTCCACGACGACGACCTGATCCCGTTCGGGTCCTCCGACAGCGAGCGCGAGGAGCACGTCAAGCGCTTCCGCCAGGCACTGGACACCACCGGCATGACCGTGCCGATGGCCACCACCAACCTCTTCACGCACCCCGTCTTCAAGGACGGCGCGTTCACCGCGAACGACCGTGACGTGCGCCGCTACGCCCTGCGCAAGACGATCCGCAACATCGACCTGGCCGTCGAGCTCGGCGCGAAGATCTACGTCGCCTGGGGCGGCCGTGAGGGCGCGGAGTCCGGTGCCGCCAAGGACGTACGAGTCGCCCTCGACCGTATGAAGGAGGCCTTCGACCTCCTCGGCGAGTACGTCACCTCCCAGGGCTACGACCTGCGCTTCGCCCTCGAGCCCAAGCCGAACGAGCCGCGCGGCGACATCCTGCTCCCCACCGTCGGCCACGCGCTCGCCTTCATCGACCGCCTGGAGCGCCCCGAGCTCTACGGCGTCAACCCCGAGGTCGGCCACGAGCAGATGGCGGGGCTGAACTTCCCGCACGGCATCGCGCAGGCGCTGTGGGCGGGCAAGCTCTTCCACATCGACCTCAACGGCCAGTCCGGCATCAAGTACGACCAGGACCTGCGCTTCGGCGCCGGTGATCTGCGCTCCGCGTTCTGGCTGGTCGACCTGCTGGAGAGCGCCGGCTACGCGGGCCCGAAGCACTTCGACTTCAAGCCGCCGCGCACCGAGGACCTCGACGGCGTGTGGGCGTCCGCCGCGGGCTGCATGCGCAACTACCTGATCCTCAAGGAGCGTGCCGCCGCGTTCCGTGCCGACCCGGAGGTCCAGGAGGCCCTGCGCGCCTCCCGCCTCGACGAGCTCGCCCAGGCCACCGCCGCCGACGGCCTGCAGAGCCTGCTCGCCGACCGCACCGCCTTCGAGGACTTCGACGCGGACGCGGCCGCCGCCCGCGGCATGGCCTTCGAGCGGCTCGACCAGCTCGCGATGGACCACCTGCTGGGCGCCCGCGGCTGACGAGCCCCGGGGGACCGGGACCTCCGTACGGAATACGCCGGAATCATGCCCTCCACGGCATGAGCCGGTATCAACTTCCATGCGGAGGTCGTCCCGCGTCCCGTTCGCGGGGACGCTGGACGTATGGCCACGCCCCCCGTACCGCCCCACCCGCCAGGACCGCCGGGCGACACGCCCCCGTACGGCGGCTTCGGACCGCCCGACCCCGGCTACGGCACCGGCGGCCCCCGCCGACGGCGCCGTAGCCCCCTGTTCGCCGTGCTCGTGCTGCTCGTCGCCGCCGCCGCCGTGTTCGCCGTCGTGCTGATGGCCTCGTCCGGCGACGACTCATCGGACGACAAGCCGACCGGCGGCAACAGCACCGGAGCCACACCCGCTCCGTCGATCAGCCTCCCGGTGGACCTGCCCAGCGAGCTGCCGTCGCAGCTTCCGAGCACCCTGCCCACCGAGATACCGAGCGATCTGGAGTCGCTGTTGCCGTCCGTCACTGCGCTGCTGCCCTAGAGGGACGCGCGCGGGGAGGGACGCAAGGCTCCACGCGTGCGTGGGCCGTCAGACTCCCCGCGGCAGCCGCACGTAGGTCACGGTCGTCTCGACGCCGCTGTCCACCAGCCGGCCCTGCGCGTCGAAGGCGCCCGCCCCGTCCGTCATCCCGAAGTCGTTGTCGTTGATCAGGGCGAGCGTGTCGTGGTCCACGCGCGCGACGCCCTCGATCTTCCCGGGCACCCCCTCGACCGTGCCCAGGTCGACCACCAGCCGCTTGGACAGCACCGGGACCCCGGAGGCCGCCGGGTCGTCCAACTGCTCCAGCGACGGTGAGGTCGTGTCGTCGTCCCAGCGGCTGCCCAGGATGTTCGCGCCGCGCCCGAGCCGCACGACCTGGAGCCGGGCGGCCTTGTCCGTCCGCTCCTCGACCAGCAGCCGGTCGCCGCCCACCGCGACCACGGAGGAGATCTTGAGCTCGGAGGTGTCGTCCTCGCTCGGGTCGACCACGTTCACCGGGTCGAAGCGGTAGGCGTACTCGGCGGTGACCGCCTTCTTCCTGGGCGAGAACCGCAGCAGCCGGGTCGTCAGCGATGCCTCGCCGGTCCCCGTGTCCGGCAGCGAGAGGGGACTCTGCACGGCCAGCACCAGGTCCCCGCAGGGCAACTGGGCCAGGCCCTCGAAACCACGGTTGACCTTCCGGTGCAGCAGCACCGACGGCAGCGCCTCCACCACCGGGTAGTCCGCGCCCTCGAGGTGCAGCCCCTCGGGGACATGGCGGCTCAGCACCTTCCCGCGCGCGGAGACGTGCACCAGAGAGGGGCCGTACTCGTCGACGAGCCAGAAACTCCCGTCCGCCGCCCGCACGATGCCCTCGGTGTCCAGCCCGTTCGGGTTGTACGACAGGGGCGTGCGGGCGTCGTAGGTGTACGGCGCCTCGTCGCGGCCCTCCTGGTTCGACAGACCGGTGACGGGCTTCCCGGAGGAGGTGGTGATCGGGACGGCGTCCAGCACCTTCACCGTGTCCCCGGTCACCCGGATCCGCACGATCGCCGGATCGAAGCCCGGGACGGGGAACGTGCGGCGCTTCTTCCCGTCGATCTTGATCTGGCCGTTGGGCCCGCGGTCCGTGACCGTCCAGAACTCGCCCGCGCGGCCCGCCGGGTACAGGTCGCTGCCGATGCCGCCGAGGTCCACACCGCGGTCGTCGTCCACGGTGCCGGGCAGCAGGCCGTTGCTGAACGCCCCCAGCGGGATGTCCCCGAGCGTGGCGGTCCGCGTCACGCGCGCCTGCCCCGAGGCGGTTCCCGCGGACGCCGGGCCGGCCATGACGAGGGCGGCCAGCACGGCGAGCGGTAGGCCCGCCGCGACGGAGCGGTGGACGCGGCGCCGGCCGGTGGAGTGCGGGGACATCAAGCCTCCTGGTGTGCAAGTTCGTTGACAGCGGCCAGAGTTGGCGCGCCCGCCGAACGGGACGCGACGTTCCGGTGAACGCGGGGCGTCGGCCGCCCGGCGAGCCGACACCCCCCACCCGCTCCGAGCTCGGGAAAGCGCTTCCCCGGCTCGGACGACGTCACCGCGGCTCGGACGACGTCTCCGCGGCTCGGACGACGTCTCCCCGGCTCAGGGCGGCGCTTGCTCACCGGGCTCGGACAGGCGTTTCCTCGCCGTCGGACCGGGCCGCGGCCAGCGCCGTCGCCGGGTCCCGCGCCGCCTGCCCCGCCGGCACCCAGCGGCCGCCCTCCTTGCGATACGGCCACCACCCACCGTCCCGTCCCAGCCGGAGCTGACCGGATTCCCCGACGACCGTCCACCGGTTGCCCCGCGCCCGCAGCGCCGGTCGCTCGTCCTCCTCCCAGGCCGACTCCAGCGCGGCACGCGCGCGTGCGAGGGCCTCGCCCTCCACCGGCCACTCCTCCTCCAGGACCGCCAGGGCGGCGGAGCCTCCGTACCGCCAGGCCCGCACGGCCCGCGCCAACTGGTCCCGGCCCCGCCCCGACCCGGCGGCGAGCCGCTCGGTCACCGCGCCGCTTTCCACCACCTCCGAGCCGGCCCCGGCGGCCAGCCGCACCGCGTCCTGAGCGACCGTCCACCGCTCTGCCGGGGACAGCGGTCCGACACCGCCGCCCAGGGCCTCCGCGAGCCGCAGACGGGCGGCGGAAGCCGTCCTGGCGGCCAGGAACCGCAGAGCCACCGGATCCACTCCGGGCGGCGGCGGGACGTCCGTGTCCCACACGGGCGGAACGCCCGGCTCCGACGGCGGTCCGGGCAGGGCGGGCAGCGGCGGCAGGACGTCCCCCGCGGCGTACGCCTCGGCCGCGTCCACGCCCTCCGGTTCGGCGGGTTCCGCCACGGCGGGCGCGGCCACCCCACGGGCCTGCAGATCCTCCAGCACGGCCCGCTCGGCGCGTCCCCGGATCAGCAGCAGGAGGAACGGATCCTGGTCGAGCAGCCGCGCCACCTGGTAGCAGAGCGCCGCCGTGTGACCGCAGTGGTCCCACGCGCCGCAGTCGCACGCGGCCTCCAGCTCGCCGAGCCCCGGCAGCAGAGCGACACCGGCCGTCTCCGCGTCCTCGACCAGATGCGGCGGCATCTCGCGGTCGAGCAGCGCGGCGACATGCGCCGACCGCTCGGCCGCCAGGTCGAGAAAACGGTCCCACTCGGTGTCCGGGAGCTGCCCGAGCAGCACATCGGCCCGATGCGCCGTGCGGTCGCGATCCTGTACGACGGCCGTGATGCGCCCCGGCCGCACCGACACCGCTCCCACGGCGCCCGCCCGCGCCAGCCTGCGCCCCGTCCGCACCTGCTCGGAGTCCAGCGCGCCGTCCTCCAGGGCGGCC
It includes:
- a CDS encoding amidohydrolase family protein; amino-acid sequence: MKPMGRRGFLTASTALGIGAGLSTHAILSEASENETSDISRRDQDLPFIGTEETFSTPTLLKLNSINQDHIAFLEEIGLSDLGQRRIGDMDAGGLNVQILSAHTPSVQNVPGQRGIDLAYRLNRQLADGPIAKYPDRFKAFATLPLQSPEAAADELERSVREDGFLGALTNGHIAKKYLDHPDFEPVLARAVALDVPIYLHPGYPADEVFKIYYSTTRSKYTEEFQDYIFSGSGYGWHQEVLTQCIRMITYGVFDRFPKLKIIIGHMGEGLPFYYERIVNDMGEPTKDSLEKPIAQYFKDNFWVTTSAFPQTELLDLLLKYISVDRVMFATDYPFADIKEQTDWFRGVDLPREDKEKIAFRNAAKLFRMNVPVK
- the exaC gene encoding acetaldehyde dehydrogenase ExaC; the encoded protein is MTRYAAPGTEGAIVSYQARYDHFIGGEYVPPARGQYFENPSPVNGQPFTEVARGTAEDVERALDAAHAAAPGWGRTSATERSDILLKIADRMEAYLEPLAVAESWENGKPVRETLAADIPLAIDHFRYFAGAVRAQEGSLSEVDDDTVAYHFHEPLGVVAQIIPWNFPILMATWKLAPALAAGNAVVIKPAEQTPVSLHYWMSLVADLLPPGVVNIVNGFGPEAGKPLASSPRVAKVAFTGETSTGRLIMQYAAENLKPVTLELGGKSPNIFFDDVWEKDDDLRDKALEGFTMFALNQGEVCTCPSRGLIQRGNYGDFLQAAVARTELIKPGNPLDTDTMIGAQASSEQLSKILSYIDIGRQEGAKVLTGGERAEYDGELKGGYYVQPTIFEGDNRMRVFQEEIFGPVVSVASFDDFDDAIKIANDTLYGLGAGVWTRDINTAYRAGRAIQAGRVWTNCYHAYPAHAAFGGYKQSGIGRETHKMMLEHYQQTKNLLVSYSPKKLGFF
- a CDS encoding GAF domain-containing protein, which produces MSSDPWVALEPGTDPAERVRILRRAHQTFTEAGTVPRPVRAVVADSWRRSARAGVGPDGTASVELTDGDLGSYRSEHPLARVMPLFRELMGTFAADGEHLLAVCDAHGRLLWVEGHAATRKQAGLMNFVPGARWAESAVGTNAPGTAVALDRPVQVFAAEHFIRRVQPWTCAAAPVHDPRTGRVLGAVDITGGNGLAHPHSLGFVQAVARAAESQLALLAPEVPQPDVPELTALGRDEARLVTGGRSVRLSRRHSEILVLLARHPEGLTGDELLCALYEDESVTPVTLRAELARLRGVLGPGLLVSRPYRLTVRLESDVAIVERRLASGAVTAAAAAYSGPLLPASQAPAVVRLRQRLADGLRAALIAGQDPDLLADWAHAPWGEDDLDVWRALAAARPTAATRARLTALEEELAAPKGRLHR
- a CDS encoding N-acetylmuramoyl-L-alanine amidase — encoded protein: MTPPMPLPTRRRLLRGALLAAVPYALLPDPPAGAQTQAVDYRPAEWQPATSANYTAADRPASHPVDLVVVHVTQTDFAKTLAVFQNPKKRVSAHYVVRSADGHVAQCVRESDIAWHAGNWDHNTRSVGIEHEGWVDRPASFTDALYERSARLTASVCERHGIPRDRAHIIGHYEVPGTDHTDPGPHWDWGRYMRLVNGL
- a CDS encoding ROK family protein; the protein is MTAPLHEARATGPGRALPDTQQGMRRRNLARVMHAVRAEGPLSRAAVASRIGLTRAAVSTLVDELIRTGLLEELGPERPGRVGRPGSALAVSGRGPAGLGAEVGVDHLAVCVVDLRGEVRARAVRHGTNRGRSPEPVIEELTGLLREAVTEAEGEGLWPAGLAVAVPGLIARDGRTVVRAPNLGWHDTDLGALLPGEWPLTVDNEANFGGLAELWLGERTPQNFLHVSAEIGIGAAVVVDGSLLRGTRGFAGELGHVPVHPDGPRCGCGGRGCLEQYAGEEAVLRAAGLEPGGDRVGLLAGRAAEGDPEVRLALHEAGRALGIALTGALNLLDPESVVLGGALAGLAPWLLPSLEAELARRTAGPARAVSVSRLGPEGPLLGAAHSVVRAVLDDPAAAAADGS
- the xylB gene encoding xylulokinase, encoding MSAAEGPLVVGVDSSTQSTKALVVDAGTGEVVASGQAPHTVSSGAGRESDPRQWWDALHEALRQCGDAAREAAAVSIGGQQHGLVTLDGHGEPVRPALLWNDVRSAPQARRLTEELGGAKFWAERTGSVPAASFTVTKWAWLAENEPEALRATKAVRLPHDYLTERLTGEGTTDRGDASGTGWWASVTEGYDEEILARVGLDPALLPRVVRPGEIAGTVRDSHDLPFAKGTLVAAGTGDNAAAALGLGLRPGTPVLSLGTSGTVYAVSKHRPSDPTGTVAGFADAHGDWLPLACTLNCTLAVDRVAALLGLDREAVEPTADLTLLPYLDGERTPNLPNASGLLHGLRHDTTAGQLLQAAYDGAVHSLLGALDLVLDEDADPSAPLLLIGGGARGAAWQQTVRRLSGRPVQIPEAKELVALGAAAQAAGLLTGEDPAAVARRWNTARGPVLEAVERDQATLARIAGVLSDAAPLLERSTHTG
- the xylA gene encoding xylose isomerase, with translation MSYQPTPEDRFTFGLWTVGWQGRDPFGDATRRALDPVETVTRLAELGAYGVTFHDDDLIPFGSSDSEREEHVKRFRQALDTTGMTVPMATTNLFTHPVFKDGAFTANDRDVRRYALRKTIRNIDLAVELGAKIYVAWGGREGAESGAAKDVRVALDRMKEAFDLLGEYVTSQGYDLRFALEPKPNEPRGDILLPTVGHALAFIDRLERPELYGVNPEVGHEQMAGLNFPHGIAQALWAGKLFHIDLNGQSGIKYDQDLRFGAGDLRSAFWLVDLLESAGYAGPKHFDFKPPRTEDLDGVWASAAGCMRNYLILKERAAAFRADPEVQEALRASRLDELAQATAADGLQSLLADRTAFEDFDADAAAARGMAFERLDQLAMDHLLGARG